ACCGCAAACTGGTTGGAAGCGGGCGGACTCTCTGCTCCATCAATTGAATCAGGCCGGACTTCTCCGTTGGGCAAAACCACCGACCTTCTGGCTCGGTGATCAGCTAACGACCGGTGGTTTCGTCGAGCAAGATCAGGCACTCGTAATGAGATTAGAAAGGGGCGAGATCTATTACACGCTTGATGAATCGGATCCCATGCGAAGTGCACCCGTGATTTCCTACGAGTCGCTGCTTGGCGAGTCTCCTCGGGTGCACGTACACGTCCCCGCGGATGACCGCTTGCAAGACACTTGGACGCAACTTGATTTTGACGATACGGGTTGGCTCGAAGGTCAGGGCGCCGTCGGCTTCGACAACCGCTCGGAGTTTGACATTGACCTGAATATCGACACGCAGATGCGTCGCGTCAACGCAACCGCCTACCTGCGATTTCCTTTCCACGTAGACGACCTGGCCGATCAGACGGTACTCAAATTGGGTGTCAGATACGATGACGGATTCGTCGCCCATCTGAATGGACATGAACTGGCCAGTGGTAATGCCCCGGCCAATCCCCCGTGGGATTCGGGTTCGATTCTACCAATGCAGCTATCTGATTCGTTCGAAGAATATGACTTGAGCGATTCATTGCATCTGTTAAGACCTGGAAAAAACGTATTGGCAATCCAGCTTCTCAACGAGTCACGAAACAACGCCAACGCCTTCCTGCTTCCTCGCTTGCAGCTGGGGAAACTTGCAAGCACAGGTGTTGCGCCGCAAGCCATCAGGTATGACGGACCGATCGATGACATCCGCGATCAGAATCTTCGAGCCCGTACTTTGTACCGCGATTCTTGGAGCACCTTGGCCACAGCCAGCTTTACCGATCGTCGTAACGCCGTTGTGATCAGTGAGATCATGTACCATCCGGCGCCACCGACGGAAGCGGAAATTGAGACTGGCTTTGATGACGCTGACGATTTTGAGTATTTGGAAATCACCAACGTCTCTTCGACACCGGTGGATCTCAGTCATGTGCAGCTCGTGCAACAGAACATCGAAAACGAAACCGAGGGAGTCGCCTTTGATTTCTCAACGGCAAACCGTTCTACGTTGTCGCCTGGCGAACGGCTGATTCTCGTCGAAGATACGGACGCCTTTGCATTCCGTTACGGTCAGGTTGAGGTCGCCGGTCAATGGTCCGGTAGATTGAGCAACCGTGGCGAAACAATCGCTCTCGCGATCGGCGGAGAAATCGTTCAGCAGGTCCGTTATGACGATGGTTGGTACCCGATTACTGACGGAAACGGCTATTCTCTGGAGTTACGCGATCGTTCGGACGACGTGGATGACTGGTCCCAAGCGTCGGTCTGGCAACCCAGCGGTTCCCACAACGGTACACCAGGCACGCTGCCCGTCCTGACCGGTGACGCTAACCTAGACGGCGTTTTCGACGAACGAGATCTATTGCAAGTCATGCAACGCGGAAAGTATCTGGACGGCATTCCGCAAAACGCGACCTGGCAGGACGGTGATTGGAATGGCGACGGAGAATTCGATGATCAAGACATCGTCGCCGCCTTTATGGCCGGACATTATCGAATCGAGCCGACCCCTTCAGCTTCCGCATTGCGCAGCGCCAGGGATGTCGTTTTCGCCGATCAGGAAGCCAAACGCAAGTGTCGTTGTCGCGGTAACCCAAGCGGCCATCCCAAACTTCCTCCCGGATTCGCAATCGGGCTCCCGATTTTCGGCCTGCAGGATGCTATACTATTCTCTCAGACAAGTAGCAACCAAACACGTTCTTACCTACCAAGGACAAGCACACCGGTAGTCGATCCGTTTGAAAGCTAATCCACTTTTAGCAAGCCCTTGGTGCACAACCATCTCACCGCTTCCGTTCCTAAGATTGTGGCGGTTGAAACCGTCGCAAATGTAGGTTATCCCAACTGCCTGGTACTCCAAGCCCAAACTGCACGGACACCCCGCTTATTCTGAAACAACACGTTGTCCAGCTGGATTCAATCCGGAGAAGAAAATGACTACCAACAATGAGCGACGATCGCTAACCGATCGATTGTCGGAAGGCCCGGTGCTGTGTGCAGAAGGTTACCTATTCGAGTTAGAGCGACGTGGGTACCTCCAGGCCGGCGCATTCGTACCTGAAGTGGTACTCGAACATCCGGCGGCAGTCGCGCAACTTCATCGTGAATTCCTCCGTGCTGGATCAGATGTCCTGGAGGCGTTCACATATTATGCTCACCGCGAAAAACTACGCCTGATCGGCAAGGAGGATCAGCTCGAGTCGCTTCAACGAAATGCCTTGGATATCGCGAACTCGGTTGCTGACGAGGCGGACTTCCGGCCACTCGTTGCAGGTAATATTTGCAATACAAACGTTTATTCGCCCGGGGACGCAAACGCGGAAGCAGAAGTCCGCAAGATGTTCGACGAGCAGATTGCTTGGGCTGCCGAGGCCAATGTGGACTTCATCATTGCCGAAACGATCCGGTATCACGGCGAAGCCGAATTGGCCCTTCGATCGATCAAGGCCGCCAACTTACCCGCCGCCGTGATGCTCGTCGTTGACGCCGACGAGCAAACGCGAGACGGACTTCCGATTGCCGAAGCATGCCAGAGACTCGAACAGGCTGGTGCGGACGTCGTGGGTATGAATTGCTCTCGCGGCCCACAGACGATGCTGCCGCTGATAGCGCGGATTCGCGACGCGGTGAGTTGCCACGTGGGTGGACTACCGGTCCCGTACCGCACAACTGCTGAATCTCCGACGTTTCAATCGTTATCTGACCCTGATTGTAGCTGTATCCCCGATGATCGGCCGTTTCCCACAGCACTCGATCCGTTTGTCTGCAATCGCTATGAGATGGGTGAATACGCCCAGCAGGCGGATGAGATGGGGGTTCGGTTTTTGGGAGCGTGTTGTGGTGCTGCGCCGCACCACATACGATCGATGGCAGAGGCACTCGGCCGACAACCCGAGGCAAGTCGTTACTCACCCGACATGACGAAGCATTGGGCTTTTGGAAAAAACGAACGCTTAAAATCAGCGAACTTGGATTACGCCGAAAAGTTGCGTCACAAAAAACCTTAACGGTCCGTTCTTAGAATCCCTTGGCCCACGACCGCATGGAGTGGCTCACGAGGCCGGCGAATTACCCCGCACGTTTAAATCCGATGAATTATCAGTACGAAACGATTGTCGTAGGGTGTGGTGGCATCGGTAGCGCCGCTTTGTACTGGCTGTCGCGACGCCTCGGTGCGAAAGTACTGGGCATCGAACAATTCGAACTTGGCCACATGCGAGGCAGCTCCCAGGATCATTCGCGTATCTTTCGCCTCGCACAACATCAGCCAGAATACGCAGACCTGGCACGCTCCGCTCTGGGCGTATGGCGCGAGGTTGAAGGCGAGTCTGGAGTCACGCTGTTGTTGAAAACCGGTGGCGTGGTCATCGAACAGATGGGATCGCGTGACGTCGACCAGCCCGGCGTGCGCGACTTGCGCGGCTACGTCCGTGCCATGACCGAACAAGGGATCGCTTTCGATAAACTGACCGGTCCCGAAGTCAATCAACGGTGGCCGCAGTTCCAATTGACGGACCGTGAGCAAGCCATTTATCAAGCCGACTCGGGGCTCATCGATGCGGCTAAGTCAAATGCCGTGCACACCGTACTGGCGCAAGCGCATGGTGCAACTGTCCTCGCCAATACGGCCGTCCGTGAAATCCGTCCGGTGGGTAATGGTGTTGAGATTGCCACCGACCGAGAATCGTTTCGCGCCGCCAGTGTTGTCATCGCCAGTGGTGCGTGGACGAATCGACTCTTGGACGGACTGAAAATCAACTTGCCCATCACCGTTTCGCAGGAGCAGGTCACGTACTATTCGACTCCGCATCTTCGTGAATTCGCGCCTGATCGATTTCCCGTTTGGATTTGGCACGGTGCACATTCGTTCTACGGCTTCCCAGTCTACGGTGAAGTCGCCACAAAGATGGGACAACACAATGGTGGCCCTGAAGTGACGGCCGATACACGGACTTTTGAACCGGATCCCACGCGACAACAACGCTATCGAAAATTTCTAGAGCAATATCTTCCGCGATTCCTGGGACCCGAACTTTACACGAAAACCTGCCTGTATACTGTCCCATACGATCAAAAGTTTGTGCTCAGCCAACTGCCAGAACACCCACAGATCTCCGTATTCATTGGAGCCGGAACAGCCTTCAAGTTTACGAGTTTGATGGGCAAGATTCTCTCTGAATTAGCTCTCGATCGCCGTACCAAACATGGGATCGACTCGTTTCGCTTTGACCGCCCGGCGATTCAAGACCCGACGTATCGGAAAGAAGTGCATTGTTAGCCCGACCAATAACGCAAACTAGCAGGTCGCTCACGTGAATGTTCGTACACGTCGCGGAATCATAATCTTTAGCTTGCTATTTGCTGGCGAAGCGGTATTCACACTTCCGTTTCACATCGCCCGCTATTTCCGCCCGACCTTCGTCGAAGTGCTGGACATCAGTCAGACGCAACTGGGGGAGCTCTTTACGACGTATGGGATTGTGGCAATGCTCTCCTACCTACTGGGAGGAGGCTTAGCGGATCGATTTTCGGCGCGTAAACTGCTTGTGTTTTCCCTCGTCGCGACGGCTTCGGCCGGTTTTTTTCTCGCATCGATCCCCGCGCTGGGCGAGCTGAGGTGGCTCTATGCGTTTTGGGGAGCCTCTACGATACTGCCGTTCTGGAGTGCACTGTTGCGAGCCACGCGTGAATGGGGCGGCGCCGATAAACAGGGTGAGGCATTTGGCATCCTCGACGGCGGCCGTGGCATCATCGCCGCCATCCTGGCATCATTGGCACTTTGGCTGATGTCGATCCAACTGCCGTTGGCAGACTCCGAATCCCAAGCGACGATATTGCAGCGAACGGTCGCTTTGCGAAGTATCATCTTTTTCTACACGGGAAGCACTCTACTGGCTGCCATCTTCGTCTGGTTCTGCCTTCCCGAATCTCAGCGTGCTGTTGCCGCCACGCGGACGACTAACTCATCCGGCAGGTTCAGCAACCTCAAACAGGTGATACGAATGCGGGCTGTCTGGCTGCACGGCGTGGTGATCATGGCTGCCTATTCCGCCTACAAAGGATTCGATTTCTTTTCTCAGTTCGCGCACGACGTTTGGGGATGGTCCGAAATCCACAGTGCGCAACTGAGTACAACGGCGGCTTGGATTCGTCCGGTTGCAGCGATTTCGGCCGGGCTGCTGGCTGACCGCTGGCGCAGCTCACGAGTCATCATGGTCGCGTTTCTGGTGACCGGCGCCGGGTTTTCGGTACTTCCTTGGATCTCTCCAGGTGAGGCGAAAGCATGGCTACTGTGGATGAACATCTCGATCGTCAGCGTGGGCATCTTCGCGCTACGCGGAATCTATTTTGCCTTACTCGAAGAAGAACAAATTCCGCGATCGATGACCGGAACCGCGATCGGTGTCGTATCGTTCGTCGGCTTCATTCCCGAAATCGTCATTAACTATTTGGGCGGCCGATTGATTGACCATTGGTCGGGTGAACTGACGGGATATCTTGTGTTTTTCACGCTGCTCGGTTGCGGTTGCCTGATTGGCCTCGCCGCCGCGTACCCGATCGGCGCGGCTGATCACGAACAATCCTCATAACGTCTTACGATCCGATCAGCAGTCAAAACAGACACCCCAACCGACTCCTTAATGAGTCCAGTACCGGTGTCCACCATGTGCCGCAATCGTCTAATTCAATCTGAGTTTCCTGGCAGCGTGAAGTTGATCTACCACGGCGGCCAATTCGCTAACCGTGAAGTGACCTTGGGTAAAGGCAAAGACGATGTCTTGCGAAGTAAAATCGCCATCGCCATCCCAATCCCCTTCCGCAAACGTCGCATTGTTTGCGATGCCGTCGTCATACTTTCCGGCGGCAAACACCTTGGTCAAATCGGCGATATCGAATACGCCATCCGCGTTTGAGTCTCCCGCCAATGGTTCGTCTGCCGCACCTGGTGACCCCATCGGAGACCGACTGGGCCGCCATTCCTCAGCACTGTTCCAGAGACTTAGATCAGCTGCCGCAGCGTCAATTGCTTGGAGAGACGGACCGTCGCCGTTGGTCGCGAGATGCCAAGCAGGATCGTACCTGAACCGTTGCAGCGTCTGCCCGTGATAGGTCACCACGACCGTTTCCCCACGATTGCTCAGGCCTCCAGACCACTGTCCAGCCACGGGTATGTGATCGCCATATCGCGAACGAAACGCGTCAATATCCTCGACCACCACCAACTGTTGTCCCGGACTCAAAATATCGATCGTGGCAGTCGCGAAATCAAACGCCAGCCCCTGCCGCTCGCCATCGATGGTCACTTGAGCCAACTGGACAAGGCTTAGATCGAGAGTCGTGTCGCCAACATTCACCAGTTCCAGGAATTCGAAGTCATCCGCGTCGGTATGCCCCGCTTCCATTTCGGCGGGCGTCGGACCGGCTGGATGGTAATGAATTTCGCTGACTCGCAGCGAATTAAACGCGGGCGATTGTACATCACTGACTACCGTCACTGTGTCGGACCCGATGAAATTTCCTTCGAAGTCAAATGCTTCGAGCGTTAGAACATTCTCCCCAAAGATCAGGGGAACCTCAGTCTCCCAAGTGTCGGTCTGCGGCCAATAAACGCTTAACGGTTGCTGGCGACCGGTGAGTCGAATCTGACGCACGTTCACCCAACCCTGTCCTTGAATTATTGCTGTCTGACCTGCATGCAAGCCATCAGGCGTACTAACTCGAAATTCGACTTGAGGAATCACAGCCTCAATTTCAGCCAGTGCATCTTGATTGCGTTGCCGAATCAATGGCACCACGTCGTTGAAATCACGAGCATTCGTTAGGGCTCCGTAGTGTGACGCCCACCGCGCGACATAGTCCTCGTTAAACGATCGGTTCATATAGTCGAGCATATGCCCCCAATACGTCCGTAAGTTATGAGGAATATCTCGGATCTCATCGAGTCGAGAAAACTTGTCGGACTCCATCAACAACGGCGCAGTGGAAATACCACACAAGTCACAGTCCCAAAAGAGCGGAATAAATTTGTCGTCCGATGGGCGAAGATAGAGACGCAGATTTTTCGCCCGGCCGAAGCCATAGGTGTCCCAATTCCCCAGATAGGCCTGGTTGGCGTAGTGCCGCATCCACAAATCAACATCCATGACCGCATTCGTGGCCGCGAACAACTCATCCCCTTCAAGATGGATCGCTTTTGCCAAATCGACGATCGGTTCAAAATCATCTTTCACACGACTGTTTTTGATCAACAATTGACCGCGATGAAACTCAGGATGATCACCTCGCTGCCTCATCACCTCGGTGTTCACCGCGATATCGACACGGGCGTTAACCACCGTATCCGACTTCACGCTTTCGCGGTCAACACATTCCCGCTGAGGATTATCGGGGCACGGAATTTTCTCTGATGGGCGGATGGGGTACGTTACGACGTCCAACTCCCATTTCGTGCCGTCGCTTCCGTTAACGAACTGTTCGTTCAAATAAAGCGACTCATAGCGGGCCAAATTCAATAGCATCCCGCCGGAATGCCTTGGAGAGATCAAGTACGCGATATCGTCATAAGCGCTGGTCTGGCTTCCACCAGCGCGGTTAATCATTTGTTTTTTAACGATCTCAGAAAGCCCATTGATATCAAACCGAACGGAATCGTGTACACCATAGAACGCTCGATCGGGATGGAGCTTGACCTTATAGCCACTATTGGGACGAATAAATCGACTCCCAACAAGCCGTACGTCTACGTCGTAAAAGACTTCGTCGTTGTGATACAATGTCAGCGGCACAAAACGATTTGAAACACGGTTAACGACCGCAAAAAGTTGCTCCGTGTCCTCACTCAACAACACCATCCGCAGACGGTCGATCGCAGCCACAGGCCGCTGTCCCTCGTCGACCTGATAGAGAGCGCGTGAGTCGGCACCGCCAGCGGGGAATGTGGTGGTCAGCCCTAACGTATCCTGCGCACGGACAAAGAACTGAACCACCGTTCCAGATGGTTGCGCCGGAATCGATGCTTCAAACTCATTCGTTGCAGACATTACCATGGGCGACATGAACCAATCGCCGCCGTCTTGCCCATCGATGCGCCAATGCAAATCGACGGTATTGACACCGTCGGGATCAGTCACGTCAACTGAAATAGAAACGTCTTGCGTTTCGGTAGGGATCTTGGGTTGATGCCCAAACTGACGATAGGTAGGCCCAATGTTCCTTTCCCTGACGGAGTTCGTTCGGCCGGGAGTTCCGGTCTTCTGCGGAACGTCTAGAATCGCCGTGCTGGCCACACGGTTGAAATACAGTCGACTGTTCAGCTGTGAATTCCCAGTCAACCATTTGGCGCGAAACGAAATCTCGTATTTTAAGCCGTCCCAAAGCGTCACATCGTTAACAAAGGTCGTCTCCAAGTGATCGTGAACATGTGCTTGCGGTCCAGTGGTAACCACATGCAGAGCCAAGTTGCCCGAGTCCTCCGGATCCTTAACGACACGCCCTTGATGATTGCCAATGATTCGCCATTTCGCGGGTGGTTTGCCCACGACATCGTTTTGGAAGGTTCCATTTTGAATAAGTTGAGTTGCACCATCCGGGCCATGACGCGTAACCGCAATGTCGTCAATGAGAAATTCCCCGGCGTCAAGCAAACCCACAAGGAATTCATTGAACGGGGCGGCCACATCGGTGACATCCGTAGCCGCTCGTTCACGATAGGAGTAACTCGTCCACGTCGATTGATATGACTCGTCACTGGCCGACCATGCCTCGGCACGAGCATTGTCCGACCGAGGATCGCGTAGTTCGAGACTCGATGCGCCTCCATCGGCGAATTCCGGCCACCGACCACCTTCGTAGTAGTGAACTTCGTCCACAAAGTTGTCGTTGTCGTCCAACAACTGGATGCGATCGTCGTGATTGCTAAGTGCCCCACGAAAGTTCCCCAGGATCTCGACGTCAGGATATTTCTCTGCGAGCGTCGCGGCATCTTTCGCCACCACCACGTATCCGCCCGGATCAATCACCGTCGGTCGTGGAAACTCGAAACGTACCGCATCTCTCAATTCCCACCCTCCCAAATCGACGGGAACTACGCCGCGATTATGGAACTCGATCCACTCCTCGTCGTTCTCCACAAACGGTTCGGCATCAGTCTTCGGACGAACCAAGTTAGCCACTGACATGGAGGCGCTAAACATGATGTCCCTGCTAAAGGCTGATCCAAGATGCAACTCAACAGACAGCACGTTCGTGCCTGGCACGAACGCCGACGCGGGAATCTGGAAGGGACCTTCGGCCGTGGCATGATTGACGAAACCGGACGACTTAGTGTCGGCATCGACGTCTCCGTCAGGCATTCGAATCCGATGAATCTCCACCCCATTGAGATAAAAAATGGCGCCCGTGTCGATGAAATACATGAGCTCCAAAGGCGCATCAAGGTCCAGCTCGGCCGGCACGTCGAACTCGGTCTGAAAATAGTAGGTAAGAAACCGCGGATTGTTTCGCCGAGGTGACGTCAAAAGAGTCTGCAAGGGGAACGGAAATTCAACCGTGTCGAACCCGATCAGCGCCTGTCCGACCGACCAATCATCCTCAGCTGTATAACTCAATTGAGCCCAGTCACGTTCCAGCTTCGCCCCACTGTCGTTGTAAACCCACTCGGAATCCATCGGCAACAGAGTCGTGTATTGGAACTCGGCCTGCCGGCGGTGAACCCTGGGCCGGGCTGCCGCATGATACATGATCTCGTTAATGACGATGTCCGTATTCCAGGCAAACTGATTTGCAGCAGACGGTGTGGCCACGCTGGGAAAATACCAGACGCCACCATGAACATCGGACCGACCCGTGAGTCGATCTGCGACCCGCTGTCCGTCGAAAAGTTCCCCGCCATCCGGTGAAGTCAACAACAGTAGATCGCCTGCCGCCGGTCGAAATCCCATTTCAGTATCGCGCACTACAATCATCCCGTCAGGCAGCAACGTTTGCGCAGAAAACGCGTAGGATTG
The window above is part of the Pirellulaceae bacterium genome. Proteins encoded here:
- a CDS encoding CotH kinase family protein — protein: MLEVKYDDGFVAYLNGTEVTRRNYTGLPRSLGTADENRSKRDIARRVEINLGGHIDELVNGSNVLAFHLFNDRVDSPELLLDVSLDSVIVLDPDMKGEMASPTAGSSNTRLLKGTVDDVVFSVGRGLYDSPFQLSLSTPNHQGATIYYTRDGSLPEPNNPFAVVYQDSIEISATTPLRAAAFKEDYQPSNSVTHSYLFLEDVVDQAKLSPVITQDDVWGPQLIDSLKALPTVSLTTSQEVSFFGIGLAGTEVETSIELIFPDGQEGFQVNAGVENYGGHSINYDKKSMRLDFKDIYGPSLLAFDIFEEPGNAVEFDQLLLRSGSHDTMNWGGPPGGGKGSYVRTRWAFERQREMGHLSPRGRFVHLYLNGEYWGQCNLMERPNASFMEHYAGESVDGYDVLNAGSPVDGDQDAWQALRDSIDDGFAEVSKYLDVQSYVDYMLLQFFGGNNWDWNHMQNWMAARERSVGSGFQFFSWDNDVMLRTPVYSNVIEQGGPGNLWNHNRGWKQFSEIQNLMVDRAALFLRNEGMFTPERLRDDIDAIADEIQLSIIAETARRGSTQYTPDDWQESIDWIKDTYAPQTGWKRADSLLHQLNQAGLLRWAKPPTFWLGDQLTTGGFVEQDQALVMRLERGEIYYTLDESDPMRSAPVISYESLLGESPRVHVHVPADDRLQDTWTQLDFDDTGWLEGQGAVGFDNRSEFDIDLNIDTQMRRVNATAYLRFPFHVDDLADQTVLKLGVRYDDGFVAHLNGHELASGNAPANPPWDSGSILPMQLSDSFEEYDLSDSLHLLRPGKNVLAIQLLNESRNNANAFLLPRLQLGKLASTGVAPQAIRYDGPIDDIRDQNLRARTLYRDSWSTLATASFTDRRNAVVISEIMYHPAPPTEAEIETGFDDADDFEYLEITNVSSTPVDLSHVQLVQQNIENETEGVAFDFSTANRSTLSPGERLILVEDTDAFAFRYGQVEVAGQWSGRLSNRGETIALAIGGEIVQQVRYDDGWYPITDGNGYSLELRDRSDDVDDWSQASVWQPSGSHNGTPGTLPVLTGDANLDGVFDERDLLQVMQRGKYLDGIPQNATWQDGDWNGDGEFDDQDIVAAFMAGHYRIEPTPSASALRSARDVVFADQEAKRKCRCRGNPSGHPKLPPGFAIGLPIFGLQDAILFSQTSSNQTRSYLPRTSTPVVDPFES
- a CDS encoding homocysteine S-methyltransferase family protein yields the protein MTTNNERRSLTDRLSEGPVLCAEGYLFELERRGYLQAGAFVPEVVLEHPAAVAQLHREFLRAGSDVLEAFTYYAHREKLRLIGKEDQLESLQRNALDIANSVADEADFRPLVAGNICNTNVYSPGDANAEAEVRKMFDEQIAWAAEANVDFIIAETIRYHGEAELALRSIKAANLPAAVMLVVDADEQTRDGLPIAEACQRLEQAGADVVGMNCSRGPQTMLPLIARIRDAVSCHVGGLPVPYRTTAESPTFQSLSDPDCSCIPDDRPFPTALDPFVCNRYEMGEYAQQADEMGVRFLGACCGAAPHHIRSMAEALGRQPEASRYSPDMTKHWAFGKNERLKSANLDYAEKLRHKKP
- the solA gene encoding N-methyl-L-tryptophan oxidase — translated: MNYQYETIVVGCGGIGSAALYWLSRRLGAKVLGIEQFELGHMRGSSQDHSRIFRLAQHQPEYADLARSALGVWREVEGESGVTLLLKTGGVVIEQMGSRDVDQPGVRDLRGYVRAMTEQGIAFDKLTGPEVNQRWPQFQLTDREQAIYQADSGLIDAAKSNAVHTVLAQAHGATVLANTAVREIRPVGNGVEIATDRESFRAASVVIASGAWTNRLLDGLKINLPITVSQEQVTYYSTPHLREFAPDRFPVWIWHGAHSFYGFPVYGEVATKMGQHNGGPEVTADTRTFEPDPTRQQRYRKFLEQYLPRFLGPELYTKTCLYTVPYDQKFVLSQLPEHPQISVFIGAGTAFKFTSLMGKILSELALDRRTKHGIDSFRFDRPAIQDPTYRKEVHC
- a CDS encoding MFS transporter, whose product is MNVRTRRGIIIFSLLFAGEAVFTLPFHIARYFRPTFVEVLDISQTQLGELFTTYGIVAMLSYLLGGGLADRFSARKLLVFSLVATASAGFFLASIPALGELRWLYAFWGASTILPFWSALLRATREWGGADKQGEAFGILDGGRGIIAAILASLALWLMSIQLPLADSESQATILQRTVALRSIIFFYTGSTLLAAIFVWFCLPESQRAVAATRTTNSSGRFSNLKQVIRMRAVWLHGVVIMAAYSAYKGFDFFSQFAHDVWGWSEIHSAQLSTTAAWIRPVAAISAGLLADRWRSSRVIMVAFLVTGAGFSVLPWISPGEAKAWLLWMNISIVSVGIFALRGIYFALLEEEQIPRSMTGTAIGVVSFVGFIPEIVINYLGGRLIDHWSGELTGYLVFFTLLGCGCLIGLAAAYPIGAADHEQSS
- a CDS encoding lamin tail domain-containing protein — protein: MHDFSRRHLRRFHRGQIERLEDRRVLDSTVVFNEIMYHPPADEDGQLEWIELHNQLAVDMDISDWRLAGGVDYAFPDGTIVPGRGQLVVAASPEEMKATTGLAHVEGPWRGRLANGGELLQLFNNDDRLMNTVEYGDQGDWPAAPDGSGFSLAKLRSNAASHSPQNWSFSSEPGGTPGRMNRIEPDSFRIETLLAEGAPVRAWVPKDGRLGLDWTKPDFDDSAWTRGSTGVGFDETNEDIPYLGLDLDQPPDDQPAITMQGVGTSLYVRVTFEVTTDVTQFESIDLLMSYDDGFVAYLNGIEVAHGRAPGRDGNEQRLDWSSVATSSHSANHQIRFDITHVRDLIQPGQNMLAIHGLNRSVSNIDLVMLPSIVAHARQQPTVRSSLVLNEIAAATSDSFFVEIINLGDHAVDLAGVRLLSPDGVGQSYAFSAQTLLPDGMIVVRDTEMGFRPAAGDLLLLTSPDGGELFDGQRVADRLTGRSDVHGGVWYFPSVATPSAANQFAWNTDIVINEIMYHAAARPRVHRRQAEFQYTTLLPMDSEWVYNDSGAKLERDWAQLSYTAEDDWSVGQALIGFDTVEFPFPLQTLLTSPRRNNPRFLTYYFQTEFDVPAELDLDAPLELMYFIDTGAIFYLNGVEIHRIRMPDGDVDADTKSSGFVNHATAEGPFQIPASAFVPGTNVLSVELHLGSAFSRDIMFSASMSVANLVRPKTDAEPFVENDEEWIEFHNRGVVPVDLGGWELRDAVRFEFPRPTVIDPGGYVVVAKDAATLAEKYPDVEILGNFRGALSNHDDRIQLLDDNDNFVDEVHYYEGGRWPEFADGGASSLELRDPRSDNARAEAWSASDESYQSTWTSYSYRERAATDVTDVAAPFNEFLVGLLDAGEFLIDDIAVTRHGPDGATQLIQNGTFQNDVVGKPPAKWRIIGNHQGRVVKDPEDSGNLALHVVTTGPQAHVHDHLETTFVNDVTLWDGLKYEISFRAKWLTGNSQLNSRLYFNRVASTAILDVPQKTGTPGRTNSVRERNIGPTYRQFGHQPKIPTETQDVSISVDVTDPDGVNTVDLHWRIDGQDGGDWFMSPMVMSATNEFEASIPAQPSGTVVQFFVRAQDTLGLTTTFPAGGADSRALYQVDEGQRPVAAIDRLRMVLLSEDTEQLFAVVNRVSNRFVPLTLYHNDEVFYDVDVRLVGSRFIRPNSGYKVKLHPDRAFYGVHDSVRFDINGLSEIVKKQMINRAGGSQTSAYDDIAYLISPRHSGGMLLNLARYESLYLNEQFVNGSDGTKWELDVVTYPIRPSEKIPCPDNPQRECVDRESVKSDTVVNARVDIAVNTEVMRQRGDHPEFHRGQLLIKNSRVKDDFEPIVDLAKAIHLEGDELFAATNAVMDVDLWMRHYANQAYLGNWDTYGFGRAKNLRLYLRPSDDKFIPLFWDCDLCGISTAPLLMESDKFSRLDEIRDIPHNLRTYWGHMLDYMNRSFNEDYVARWASHYGALTNARDFNDVVPLIRQRNQDALAEIEAVIPQVEFRVSTPDGLHAGQTAIIQGQGWVNVRQIRLTGRQQPLSVYWPQTDTWETEVPLIFGENVLTLEAFDFEGNFIGSDTVTVVSDVQSPAFNSLRVSEIHYHPAGPTPAEMEAGHTDADDFEFLELVNVGDTTLDLSLVQLAQVTIDGERQGLAFDFATATIDILSPGQQLVVVEDIDAFRSRYGDHIPVAGQWSGGLSNRGETVVVTYHGQTLQRFRYDPAWHLATNGDGPSLQAIDAAAADLSLWNSAEEWRPSRSPMGSPGAADEPLAGDSNADGVFDIADLTKVFAAGKYDDGIANNATFAEGDWDGDGDFTSQDIVFAFTQGHFTVSELAAVVDQLHAARKLRLN